CCACTATCCTATCAACCCACGCTTATTCAAGATTGGTATTTCGTGGAATTTTTATGATTAAATTCTCTCCTGACTATGAAAAGAGCCAAGCTACTGAAATATGTCATATTAGGGATTATCACCACACTCATAGCAACTTTCTTATTGAAAAAGGAAGAAAAACGACAGGGGCATCCCAGAGATTATGAAGGAATAGCCACCGAAGGCATTATTCACGCTGCAACAGAATATAATTCCATCAGTTTTTATGTAGATGGCGATACTGTTTCCGGCTTTCACTATGAACTCATTGAAGCTTTCGCCCGTGATCACGGCCTGAAAGCGGCCCTATCACCGGAAATGAGTTTCGGCAAACGCCTGGAAGGGCTGAGTGAAGGGAAATATGATGTAATAGCACACGGAATTCTCGCCACAAGTGAGTTGAAAGACTCCTTGTCACTTACCATTCCCATCATATTGAACAAACAAGTCTTAGTGCAACGCAAAGCACGCTCTGCTTCAGATTCGCTATTTATCAGAAATCAATTGGATTTGGCCGGTAAAACATTGCATGTAATCAAAGGTTCGCCTGCCATACTCCGCATCCACAATCTTGGAAATGAAATCGGTGACACCATATTTATAAAAGAAATTGATCAATATGGTCCTGAACAATTAATTTCATTAGTGGCCCACGGTGACATTGATTATACCGTATGTGATGAAAGTATCGCACGTGCGGCGGCAGACAGTATACCACAGATAGATATCAGCACTGCCATCAGTTTCACGCAATTCTACTCATGGGCAGTAAGCAAAAAATCCCCCGCCCTACTGGATAGCCTCAACACCTGGCTAAAATCATTCAAAAAAGGGAAAGAGTATAAAGAAATCTACAAACGCTACTATCGTGCAAAGCACGACAGCAGCAGGTAGCACAGCACAATCAGAGTGCCTCAATCTCTTTCAGCCACATCTCCGCAGAAGCATCGCTCGGCATACGCCAATCACCCCGCGGACTGATGGAGATGCTTCCCACTTTAGGGCCATCCGGGAGACAAGAGCGCTTGAACTGCTGATTGAAGAAACGATGGAAGAAGATCCGCAACCACTTTTTAATCACATCTTCCTCATAGACGCCCTTAAAGGTGCGTGCTGCCAGGAAAAAGATTTTGGAAGGACGGAAGCCACAACGCAAAAAGTAATAGAGAAAGAAATCATGAAGTTCATAAGGGCCCACCAAATCTTCTGTAATCTGCTGAATATTTCCGTTATCATCTGCCGGAATCAATTCCGGACTGATGGGAGTATCTACAATATCAAGTAACGTGATGCGTGAAGATTCATCCACACCATTTTCTGCCACCCACTTCACCAAATGTTTAACCAAAGTCTTAGGAATGCTTCCATTCACACCGTACATGGACATGTGGTCACCATTGTAAGTGGCCCACCCCAACGCCAACTCAGAAAGATCGCCTGTGCCGACAACCATCCCCCATGTCTGATTGGCAATATCCATCAAAACCTGCGTGCGCTCCCGTGCCTGAGAATTCTCATAAACCACATCGTGTACATTGATGTCATGATTTATATCCTTGAAATGCTGAACGCAGGCCTCTTTGATACTGATTTCACGCACCGTCACTCCAAGAGAATTCATCAGATTCACGGCATTGGCGTGGGTACGCCCCGTTGTACCAAAGCCCGGCATGGTCACACCTATAATATCCTTACGGAACCACCCAAGTTTGTCAAAGGTTCTCGCACATACTAACAACGCCAACGTAGAATCCAGCCCACCGGAAATACCCACCACTGCACTTTTAGCCTTGGTATGCACCAGACGCTGCGCCAAGCCTGATACCTGGATAGAGAATATTTCCTCACAGCGTTCGTTCAAAGCTGCCCCAGAGGGAACGAATGGATGGGGATCCAAAGTACGTGTCAGATTCAAATCCTTACTATTAACGTATTCCGTAGAGATACGTACCGGAAACTCGGAAGCACAATTGGCGCGACAGGCGGCAAACGTAGTATTTACTCGGCGCTCCATACGCAAATGCTCTACATCTATCTCACTTATCACAACTTGTTCCTCGAAGGAGAATCGTTCACTTGCTGCTATCAACATGCCATTTTCGTAAATCAGTCCATTTCCGGCAAACACCACATCCGTTGTAGATTCGCCGAAACCACATGAACTGAAAACATACCCCGCAATGCAACGAGCCGATTGCTGACTGATGAGCGACCGCAGATAATTATGTTTTCCGATACCTTCGTTATCTGCTGACATATTGAACAAAATCTCAGCACCCTGCAATGCCAAAGACGAACTTGGTGGAATGGTGGCCCACAGATCTTCGCATATCTCAATACCGAAAGTTGTGTCTGCTGTTTCAAACAGCAGGTTTCTTCCCATCGGAACAATTTGTCCGCAGAGACGCACACTATTATCCG
Above is a window of Bacteroides helcogenes P 36-108 DNA encoding:
- a CDS encoding NAD(+) synthase, giving the protein MNYGYVKVAAAVPRVKVADCKYNVSEIEKEIIIADGKGVQIMVFPELCITGYTCGDLFAQQLLLEEAEMGLIQVLNNTRQMDIISILGMPVALNGVLLNAAVVIQRGKVLGVVPKTYLPNYKEFYEKRWFTSACEVPDNSVRLCGQIVPMGRNLLFETADTTFGIEICEDLWATIPPSSSLALQGAEILFNMSADNEGIGKHNYLRSLISQQSARCIAGYVFSSCGFGESTTDVVFAGNGLIYENGMLIAASERFSFEEQVVISEIDVEHLRMERRVNTTFAACRANCASEFPVRISTEYVNSKDLNLTRTLDPHPFVPSGAALNERCEEIFSIQVSGLAQRLVHTKAKSAVVGISGGLDSTLALLVCARTFDKLGWFRKDIIGVTMPGFGTTGRTHANAVNLMNSLGVTVREISIKEACVQHFKDINHDINVHDVVYENSQARERTQVLMDIANQTWGMVVGTGDLSELALGWATYNGDHMSMYGVNGSIPKTLVKHLVKWVAENGVDESSRITLLDIVDTPISPELIPADDNGNIQQITEDLVGPYELHDFFLYYFLRCGFRPSKIFFLAARTFKGVYEEDVIKKWLRIFFHRFFNQQFKRSCLPDGPKVGSISISPRGDWRMPSDASAEMWLKEIEAL
- a CDS encoding transporter substrate-binding domain-containing protein; this encodes MKRAKLLKYVILGIITTLIATFLLKKEEKRQGHPRDYEGIATEGIIHAATEYNSISFYVDGDTVSGFHYELIEAFARDHGLKAALSPEMSFGKRLEGLSEGKYDVIAHGILATSELKDSLSLTIPIILNKQVLVQRKARSASDSLFIRNQLDLAGKTLHVIKGSPAILRIHNLGNEIGDTIFIKEIDQYGPEQLISLVAHGDIDYTVCDESIARAAADSIPQIDISTAISFTQFYSWAVSKKSPALLDSLNTWLKSFKKGKEYKEIYKRYYRAKHDSSR